In Azospirillaceae bacterium, a genomic segment contains:
- a CDS encoding peptidoglycan -binding protein: protein MAGIGRRASRRQLDIWPGWVDALSSLVMVIVFLLMVFVLSQFALSSLLHGKDEALARLNSRIALLADQLAMEQADKEKLTTDMAALNEQLQASLAKNTQLQAERDDLSAQVQALTDAATAKQAELDTEKNASAEAKAQVDLLNQQLAALRQQLAQLNAALAASEQKDKEQQVQIVDLGKRLNAALAGKVAELARYRSEFFGKLREVLGDRPDIRIVGDRFVFQSEVLFDSGSAELGDRGRKQLASLGKTLMDVSKKFPKDLNWILRVDGHTDNVPIRTPAFASNWELSSARATAVVKFLIQQGVPPERLASTGFGEFQPLEPGDAPDVRARNRRIELKLDQR, encoded by the coding sequence ATGGCGGGCATCGGCCGGCGGGCCTCACGCCGCCAATTGGACATCTGGCCCGGCTGGGTGGACGCGCTGTCGTCCCTGGTCATGGTCATCGTCTTCCTGCTGATGGTGTTCGTGCTGTCGCAGTTCGCGCTGTCGTCCCTGCTGCACGGCAAGGACGAGGCGCTGGCCCGTCTGAACAGCCGAATCGCCCTGCTGGCCGACCAGCTGGCGATGGAGCAGGCGGACAAGGAAAAGCTGACCACCGACATGGCCGCGCTGAACGAACAGCTGCAGGCATCCCTGGCCAAGAACACCCAGCTTCAGGCCGAGCGGGACGATCTGTCGGCCCAGGTGCAGGCCCTGACGGATGCCGCCACCGCCAAGCAGGCGGAACTGGATACCGAAAAGAACGCCAGTGCGGAGGCCAAGGCCCAGGTCGACCTGCTGAACCAGCAGCTGGCGGCCCTGCGCCAGCAACTGGCGCAGCTGAACGCCGCCCTGGCGGCGTCGGAACAGAAGGACAAGGAACAGCAGGTCCAGATCGTCGATCTGGGCAAGCGGCTGAACGCCGCGCTGGCCGGCAAGGTGGCGGAACTGGCCCGCTATCGTTCCGAATTCTTTGGCAAGCTGCGCGAGGTGCTGGGCGACCGGCCGGACATCCGCATCGTCGGCGACCGCTTCGTCTTCCAGTCGGAGGTGCTGTTCGACAGCGGCAGCGCCGAATTGGGCGATCGGGGCCGCAAGCAGTTGGCCAGCCTGGGCAAGACCCTGATGGATGTGTCGAAGAAGTTCCCCAAGGATCTGAACTGGATCCTGCGGGTGGATGGCCACACCGACAACGTGCCCATCCGCACCCCCGCCTTCGCCAGCAACTGGGAACTGTCGTCCGCCCGCGCCACGGCGGTGGTGAAGTTCCTGATCCAGCAGGGCGTGCCGCCGGAACGCCTGGCCTCCACCGGATTCGGTGAGTTCCAGCCGCTGGAGCCCGGCGACGCCCCCGACGTGCGCGCCCGCAACCGCCGCATCGAACTGAAGCTGGACCAGCGGTAA
- a CDS encoding type II toxin-antitoxin system VapC family toxin, with product MSSIVVDTSAIIEIAIPEKRAAECLACLKRADEILVSVGTLVETLIVGRRRGLGVRIEELLQGWAATEIAVTPEMARLAADAYDRWGKGVHPAGLNMGDCYAYALAWERNLPLLFLGDDFAATDIIAAL from the coding sequence GTGAGTTCCATCGTTGTGGACACCTCGGCGATTATTGAAATCGCCATTCCCGAGAAGCGGGCGGCAGAGTGTCTGGCATGCCTTAAACGTGCCGATGAGATTCTGGTCAGTGTCGGAACCCTGGTGGAGACGCTGATCGTCGGCCGTCGGCGGGGCTTGGGTGTCCGCATTGAAGAGTTGCTACAGGGCTGGGCCGCTACAGAAATTGCGGTTACGCCTGAGATGGCGCGGCTGGCAGCCGATGCTTATGACCGTTGGGGCAAGGGCGTGCATCCAGCCGGACTGAACATGGGCGATTGCTATGCCTACGCCTTGGCGTGGGAACGCAATCTGCCCCTGCTGTTCCTTGGCGATGACTTCGCCGCTACCGACATCATCGCCGCTCTGTAG
- the gap gene encoding type I glyceraldehyde-3-phosphate dehydrogenase, with protein sequence MAVRVAINGFGRIGRLVLRAIYESGRNDVEVVAINDLADAKTNAHLLKYDSVHGRFPGTVEVVDGNLVVNGHTVKVVQERDPAKLPWGDLDIDVAMECSGIFTSRDAASKHLTAGAKKVLISAPGTDEDLTVVYGVNHDKLTPEHKIVSNASCTTNCLAPVAFVLNNAIGIEHGFMTTIHSYTGDQNTVDTMHKDLHRARAAALNIIPTSTGAAKAVGKVLPELKGKLDGTSLRVPTPNVSVVDFKFVAKKATSVEEVTAAITAAAEGPLKGILGAYAEPLVSTDFNHDAHSSIFALNETKVIDGTFVRIMTWYDNEWGFSNRMSDTAVAMHKVG encoded by the coding sequence ATGGCTGTTCGTGTTGCCATCAACGGGTTCGGGCGCATCGGCCGCCTGGTGCTGCGCGCCATTTACGAAAGCGGTCGCAACGATGTCGAGGTGGTCGCCATCAACGACCTGGCCGACGCCAAGACCAACGCCCACCTGCTGAAGTATGACAGCGTGCACGGCCGTTTCCCCGGCACGGTCGAGGTGGTGGACGGCAACCTGGTGGTCAACGGCCATACGGTGAAGGTGGTCCAGGAACGCGACCCGGCCAAGCTGCCGTGGGGCGACCTGGACATCGACGTCGCCATGGAATGCTCCGGCATCTTCACCTCGCGCGACGCCGCCTCCAAGCACCTGACCGCCGGCGCCAAGAAGGTGTTGATCTCCGCCCCCGGGACGGATGAGGACCTGACGGTCGTCTATGGTGTGAACCACGACAAGCTGACGCCGGAACACAAGATCGTCTCCAACGCCAGTTGCACCACCAACTGCCTGGCCCCGGTGGCCTTCGTGCTGAACAATGCCATCGGCATCGAGCACGGCTTCATGACCACCATCCACAGCTACACCGGCGACCAGAACACGGTCGATACGATGCACAAGGACCTGCACCGCGCCCGCGCTGCCGCCCTGAACATCATCCCGACCTCCACCGGTGCCGCCAAGGCCGTGGGCAAGGTCCTGCCGGAACTGAAGGGCAAGCTGGACGGCACCTCGCTGCGCGTTCCCACCCCCAACGTCTCGGTCGTGGACTTCAAGTTCGTAGCCAAGAAGGCGACCTCGGTCGAGGAAGTCACCGCCGCCATCACGGCCGCCGCCGAGGGCCCGCTGAAGGGCATCCTGGGTGCCTATGCCGAGCCGCTGGTGTCCACCGACTTCAACCACGATGCCCACTCGTCCATCTTCGCGCTGAACGAGACCAAGGTCATCGACGGCACCTTCGTGCGCATCATGACTTGGTACGATAACGAGTGGGGCTTCTCCAACCGCATGAGCGACACCGCCGTCGCCATGCACAAGGTGGGCTGA
- a CDS encoding GNAT family N-acetyltransferase codes for MAKSHPAPRPRQKAPPAVPADAATATKPKAGAPPAIAIRWEGARISEWNALLKRVPRSSLTQCFGYAAAMATVEGWKPRLGIIEREGQPIGLVLVLEKRMARMVKVAKIHRGPLLVPEAQDWTTVGVVYRLLRQAYPTGLRSWPSVIAELPAGPLTDTALRWAGWRHQPGPGYRTIWLDLTPDEASLRAKLDPKWRNKLRQGERAGLVVEVDRDGDTLPWLLEHHEADRKERRYRAAGSKLLTRLRTALHKDGDVLVLRAMLDGVGVAGILVFGHGVAATYQVGWSGPEGRRTRAHHLLLWRACLELKAQGRVAFDLGGLTPDVEGINTFKRGLGGEEVELAGVFN; via the coding sequence GTGGCCAAATCGCACCCCGCCCCCCGGCCGCGCCAAAAGGCACCGCCGGCCGTCCCCGCCGACGCCGCCACCGCGACGAAACCCAAGGCCGGCGCGCCACCCGCCATCGCCATCCGCTGGGAGGGCGCGCGCATCAGCGAATGGAACGCCCTGCTGAAACGCGTGCCGCGCAGCAGCCTGACCCAGTGTTTCGGGTATGCCGCCGCCATGGCGACGGTAGAGGGCTGGAAACCCAGGCTGGGCATCATCGAGCGGGAGGGCCAGCCCATCGGCCTGGTGCTGGTGCTGGAAAAGCGCATGGCCCGCATGGTCAAGGTGGCCAAGATCCACCGCGGCCCCCTGCTGGTGCCCGAGGCGCAGGACTGGACCACCGTGGGCGTGGTCTACCGCCTGCTGCGCCAGGCCTATCCCACGGGCCTGCGCTCCTGGCCCAGCGTCATCGCCGAACTGCCGGCCGGGCCCCTGACGGACACCGCCCTGCGCTGGGCCGGCTGGCGCCACCAGCCCGGCCCCGGCTATCGCACCATCTGGCTGGACCTGACGCCGGATGAGGCCAGCTTGCGCGCCAAGCTGGACCCCAAATGGCGCAACAAGCTGCGCCAGGGCGAACGGGCCGGCCTGGTGGTGGAGGTGGACCGCGACGGCGACACCCTGCCCTGGCTGCTGGAACACCATGAGGCCGACCGCAAAGAACGGCGTTACCGCGCGGCGGGGTCCAAACTGCTGACCCGCCTGCGCACCGCCCTGCACAAGGACGGCGACGTCCTGGTCCTGCGCGCCATGCTGGATGGCGTGGGCGTGGCCGGCATCCTGGTCTTCGGCCACGGCGTGGCGGCGACCTACCAGGTGGGGTGGAGCGGACCGGAAGGCCGCCGCACCCGCGCCCACCATCTGCTACTGTGGCGGGCCTGCCTGGAACTGAAGGCCCAGGGTCGCGTCGCCTTCGATCTTGGCGGCCTGACGCCCGACGTGGAAGGCATCAACACCTTCAAGCGCGGTTTGGGCGGTGAGGAGGTTGAACTGGCGGGCGTGTTTAACTAG
- a CDS encoding class I fructose-bisphosphate aldolase — translation MKLTRRVKEILSWYESDNPGTKANLARILMEGRLGGTGKVVILPVDQGFEHGPARSFAPNPPAYDPHYHFQLAIDAGLNAYAAPLGMLEQGAATFAGAIPTILKMNSSNSLSRGGDAPDQAVTATVADALRLGCSAIGFTIYPGSDAQFDQFEEFRELSAEAKACGLATVLWSYPRGGDLDKDAELAIDISTYAAHMAALLGAHIIKVKLATDHLGNKDSKKVYESKNIARSTQAERVADVMRSAFNGKRIVVFSGGAAKGEDAVYDDARAIRDGGGNGSIIGRNSFQRSREDALALLDRIVRIYQGKE, via the coding sequence ATGAAGTTAACCCGCCGCGTGAAGGAAATCCTTTCCTGGTACGAGAGCGACAATCCCGGCACCAAGGCCAACCTGGCCCGCATCCTGATGGAAGGCCGCCTGGGCGGCACCGGCAAGGTGGTGATCCTGCCGGTCGACCAGGGCTTTGAGCACGGCCCCGCGCGCAGCTTCGCGCCCAACCCGCCGGCCTACGACCCGCACTATCATTTCCAGCTGGCCATCGACGCCGGCCTGAACGCCTACGCCGCCCCCCTGGGCATGCTGGAGCAGGGTGCGGCCACCTTCGCGGGCGCCATCCCCACCATCCTGAAGATGAACAGCTCCAACAGCCTGTCGCGCGGCGGCGATGCGCCGGACCAGGCGGTGACCGCCACGGTGGCCGACGCCCTGCGCCTGGGCTGCTCCGCCATCGGCTTCACCATCTACCCCGGTTCCGACGCGCAGTTCGACCAGTTCGAGGAATTCCGCGAACTGTCGGCCGAGGCCAAGGCCTGCGGCTTGGCGACCGTGCTGTGGTCCTACCCGCGCGGTGGCGACCTGGACAAGGACGCCGAGCTGGCGATCGACATCAGCACCTATGCCGCCCACATGGCGGCCTTGCTGGGCGCCCACATCATCAAGGTGAAGCTGGCGACCGACCATTTGGGCAACAAGGACAGCAAGAAGGTCTACGAGTCCAAGAACATCGCCCGTTCCACCCAGGCCGAACGCGTGGCCGACGTCATGCGCTCCGCCTTCAACGGCAAGCGCATCGTGGTCTTCTCCGGCGGTGCCGCCAAGGGTGAGGACGCCGTGTACGACGACGCCCGCGCCATCCGCGACGGCGGCGGCAATGGTTCCATCATCGGCCGCAACAGCTTCCAGCGGTCCCGCGAGGACGCGCTGGCGCTGCTGGACCGGATCGTCCGCATCTATCAGGGCAAGGAATAA
- the thiE gene encoding thiamine phosphate synthase, with product MKADCRLYLVTPPALEPAAFAVQLAAALDGGDVACVQLRLKDVDDDTVRRAVDVLRPIAQAREVAFILNDHPRLARETGCDGVHVGQSDTPYRDARKIMGADAIVGVTCHDSRHLAMVAGEEGADYVAFGAFFPTGTKQVEHHATPDVLTWWQEMMEIPCVAIGGITPENCGDLVRAGADFLAVVSSVWNHPQGPGAAVQAFNKAIAEA from the coding sequence TTGAAGGCAGATTGCCGTCTGTACCTGGTGACGCCGCCGGCCCTGGAGCCGGCGGCGTTCGCCGTTCAACTGGCCGCCGCCCTGGACGGGGGCGATGTCGCCTGCGTGCAACTGCGGCTGAAGGACGTGGATGACGACACCGTGCGCCGCGCCGTGGACGTGCTGCGCCCCATCGCGCAAGCACGCGAGGTCGCCTTCATCCTGAACGACCATCCCCGCCTGGCGCGGGAGACGGGTTGCGACGGCGTGCATGTCGGCCAGAGCGACACCCCCTATCGCGACGCGCGCAAGATTATGGGCGCCGATGCCATCGTGGGCGTGACCTGCCATGACAGCCGCCACCTGGCCATGGTGGCCGGTGAGGAGGGTGCGGACTACGTCGCCTTCGGCGCCTTCTTCCCCACCGGCACCAAGCAGGTGGAGCACCACGCGACGCCGGACGTGCTGACCTGGTGGCAGGAGATGATGGAAATCCCCTGCGTCGCCATCGGCGGCATCACGCCGGAAAACTGCGGCGACCTGGTCCGCGCCGGCGCCGACTTCCTGGCCGTGGTCTCATCCGTGTGGAACCACCCGCAGGGCCCGGGTGCCGCCGTGCAGGCCTTCAACAAGGCGATCGCGGAGGCGTAA
- a CDS encoding flagellar motor protein MotA, producing the protein MSRPTPYLFRMCVFLAAVVAVAAGLYAQVEHFFMANPALNGLILGALAIGILYIFRQALMLRPEVEWLENFRSGTVTSTQPRLLAPMAHMLGDRGRGGTGGVNGSRLTLSAIATRSLLDGVSARLDESREISRYLIGLMIFLGLLGTFWGLLQTVSTIGGVISGLKVGDGDAVAIFAHLQDGLAAPLAGMGTAFSASLFGLAGSLVLGFLELQAGQAQNRFYMDLEDWLAGSTRLGGGGLVEAGDQPVPAYIQALLETTAENMEKLQYTMAQGEDGRRSANSHLMALVERLSALSDQMKAEQQLMLRLAEGQMEMRPVLQRLADALGQGGANSGLDDASRAHLRNLDLHLARLVEETATGRVQSTQEIRTEIKILTRTIAALGEGAER; encoded by the coding sequence GTGTCGCGGCCCACCCCCTATCTTTTCCGCATGTGTGTGTTCCTGGCGGCCGTCGTCGCCGTCGCGGCGGGGCTGTACGCGCAGGTCGAACATTTCTTCATGGCCAACCCGGCCCTGAACGGTCTGATCCTGGGCGCGCTGGCCATCGGCATCCTCTACATCTTCCGCCAGGCGCTGATGCTGCGGCCGGAGGTGGAGTGGCTGGAGAATTTCCGCAGCGGCACCGTCACCTCCACCCAGCCGCGCCTGCTGGCGCCCATGGCCCACATGCTGGGCGACCGGGGCCGGGGCGGGACCGGCGGCGTCAACGGCAGCCGCCTGACCCTGTCGGCCATCGCCACCCGGTCCCTGCTGGACGGCGTGAGCGCCCGCCTGGACGAAAGCCGGGAGATCAGCCGCTATCTCATCGGCCTGATGATCTTCCTGGGCCTGCTGGGCACCTTCTGGGGCCTGTTGCAGACCGTCTCCACCATCGGCGGCGTCATATCCGGCCTGAAGGTGGGCGACGGCGACGCGGTGGCCATCTTCGCCCATTTGCAGGATGGGCTGGCCGCCCCGCTGGCGGGCATGGGTACGGCGTTCAGCGCCAGCCTGTTCGGCCTGGCTGGGTCCCTGGTGCTGGGTTTCCTGGAATTGCAGGCGGGCCAGGCGCAGAACCGCTTCTACATGGATCTGGAGGATTGGCTGGCCGGGTCTACCCGCCTGGGCGGCGGGGGCCTGGTGGAGGCGGGTGACCAGCCGGTGCCGGCCTACATCCAGGCCCTGCTGGAAACCACCGCCGAGAACATGGAGAAGCTGCAATACACCATGGCGCAGGGGGAGGATGGCCGGCGCAGCGCCAACAGCCATCTGATGGCGCTGGTGGAACGCCTGTCTGCCCTGTCGGACCAGATGAAGGCGGAACAGCAGCTGATGCTGCGCCTGGCGGAAGGCCAGATGGAGATGCGGCCGGTGCTGCAACGCCTGGCCGATGCGCTGGGGCAGGGCGGCGCCAACAGTGGCCTGGATGACGCCAGCCGCGCCCACCTGCGGAACTTGGACCTGCACCTGGCCCGCCTGGTGGAGGAGACGGCCACCGGCCGCGTCCAGTCCACCCAGGAAATCCGCACCGAGATCAAGATCCTGACCCGCACCATCGCGGCGCTGGGCGAAGGGGCGGAGCGCTAG
- a CDS encoding diguanylate cyclase: MRQLRQILTILAATPLILYGAGTAAADTPAGAGGWNRLRATVFTNLDRDAGLPHPISMALAQDSDGFIWVGTQGGLSRYDGYRFRTFMHQDGVAGSLPGNVITGLVAAPGGRMWVGTATGNVARYDPATGLFQDFPEAPGTPARGGVVSLIGDGDGGVWLGTNAGLEHVDGTTGAVEPQAGAPAGRIRALLRTRDGSLWVSTVTGLVRRPAGATDFSPVALLDGHGQPVADEVVALTQDSAGRVWFATVRSGLGRVTPAGDINAPEVQWGPAHLLPEASPQVLGGPLVFCLTEGKPGGIWAGRIAGGIAIIDADTGTVRTLRHNPLTPSSLADESVRALMRDRDGTLWAATNLGVSRADLSDDAIATILPDPAAVGVPGLVPAPGAPGTDTAAGLPDANVLAITATPDGRAWLGLKNHGAAVLDTTAGTITPLPGATTLPPGGVISVTPTPDGAMWLAAGAGRALFRYDPRSGTLEQRPFPGNSVSPILYGLWHAGALWFGAGPLVRYDPATGKATVYSHGADPASLVDDSVDLMLPDGNGLWVGTRHGLDHLDLASGTFRHHVHDPTEPKSLPADMVSTLLRDRRGRLWVGTLGGGIGVLDPAVDQNAFRRLSMANGLPNDNIGTLLQDGTGRIWASTADGLAVIDPETFDIRALGRADGVAIPAYWVHSGAVLPDGSLIFGGGGGATIVHPDRWKGDAPPPRVVVSAVRVAGKIVPVGTMAAPAPVQLNPGDRSVEVVFAALDYAAPDEARYAYQLRGFDENWTTADATQRVAAYTNLPPGRYTLLIKAANRADAWSAPLELPIEVRPAWWQTLWARFAAVVLALAGVIGLVQARTAYLSHRRAVLEQQVARQTRDLLTANERLKELANRDPLTEIHNRRHFMELSEAVLAQSRLTGAPSALLMMDIDHFKQVNDSLGHSAGDEVLVAVVGRIRVLLRKTDIFARLGGEELALFMPNTDEGDAAAVAERLRQAVGGSPYAVDGAGIVAVTVSIGVAIATPPVSTVAPTTLATANAIKDLLDRADRGLYAAKRAGRDQVAVHPG, encoded by the coding sequence GTGCGGCAATTACGACAAATCCTGACGATCTTGGCGGCAACGCCGCTGATCCTCTATGGCGCCGGCACCGCGGCGGCGGACACCCCGGCCGGGGCCGGCGGCTGGAACCGTTTGCGCGCCACCGTCTTCACCAACCTGGACCGCGACGCCGGGTTGCCCCATCCCATTTCCATGGCGCTGGCCCAGGACAGCGACGGCTTCATCTGGGTCGGAACCCAGGGCGGCCTGTCGCGCTATGACGGCTATCGCTTCCGCACCTTCATGCACCAGGACGGCGTGGCCGGCAGCCTGCCGGGCAACGTCATCACCGGCCTGGTGGCGGCCCCCGGCGGCCGGATGTGGGTGGGAACGGCCACCGGCAACGTGGCGCGCTACGACCCCGCCACCGGCCTGTTCCAGGACTTCCCCGAGGCGCCGGGCACACCCGCGCGCGGTGGCGTGGTCAGCCTGATCGGCGATGGCGACGGCGGCGTCTGGCTGGGCACCAACGCCGGGCTGGAGCATGTCGACGGGACCACGGGCGCGGTGGAACCGCAGGCCGGCGCCCCCGCCGGCCGCATCCGCGCCCTGCTGCGCACCCGCGACGGTAGCCTGTGGGTCAGCACCGTCACCGGCCTGGTCCGCCGGCCGGCCGGGGCCACGGACTTCAGCCCCGTCGCCCTGCTGGACGGGCACGGCCAGCCGGTGGCGGACGAGGTGGTGGCCCTGACCCAGGACAGCGCCGGCCGCGTCTGGTTCGCCACCGTGCGCTCCGGCCTGGGGCGGGTGACACCGGCAGGCGATATCAACGCCCCGGAGGTGCAATGGGGCCCCGCCCACCTACTGCCCGAGGCCAGCCCGCAGGTGCTGGGCGGGCCGCTGGTGTTCTGCCTGACCGAGGGCAAGCCGGGCGGAATCTGGGCGGGCCGCATCGCCGGCGGCATCGCCATCATCGACGCCGATACCGGCACCGTGCGCACGCTGCGCCACAACCCGCTGACACCCAGCAGCCTGGCTGATGAGAGCGTGCGCGCCTTGATGCGCGACCGCGACGGCACCCTGTGGGCCGCCACCAACCTGGGCGTCAGCCGCGCCGACCTGAGCGACGACGCCATCGCCACCATCCTGCCCGACCCCGCGGCCGTGGGCGTGCCCGGCCTGGTGCCGGCACCGGGCGCGCCGGGCACCGACACCGCCGCTGGCCTGCCCGACGCCAATGTCCTGGCCATCACCGCCACGCCGGACGGCCGGGCATGGCTGGGGCTGAAGAACCATGGCGCCGCCGTGCTGGACACCACCGCCGGCACCATCACCCCCCTGCCCGGCGCCACCACCCTGCCCCCGGGTGGCGTCATCAGCGTGACGCCCACACCGGACGGCGCCATGTGGCTGGCGGCCGGGGCCGGCCGGGCCCTGTTCCGCTACGACCCCCGGTCCGGCACGCTGGAGCAGCGCCCCTTCCCCGGCAACAGCGTCAGCCCCATCCTCTACGGCCTGTGGCACGCCGGCGCGCTGTGGTTCGGCGCCGGGCCGCTGGTGCGCTACGACCCGGCGACGGGCAAGGCAACGGTGTACAGCCACGGCGCCGACCCGGCCTCCCTGGTCGATGACAGTGTCGATCTGATGCTGCCGGACGGTAATGGCCTATGGGTGGGCACGCGCCACGGCCTGGACCACCTGGACCTGGCCAGCGGCACCTTCAGGCACCATGTCCATGATCCGACCGAGCCGAAGTCCCTGCCGGCGGACATGGTCAGCACCTTGCTGCGCGACCGCCGGGGCCGCCTGTGGGTGGGCACGCTGGGCGGCGGCATCGGGGTGCTGGATCCCGCAGTGGATCAGAACGCCTTCCGGCGGCTGAGCATGGCCAACGGCCTGCCCAACGACAACATCGGCACCTTGCTGCAGGACGGCACCGGCCGCATCTGGGCCAGCACCGCCGACGGCCTGGCCGTCATCGATCCCGAAACCTTCGACATCCGTGCCCTGGGCCGGGCGGACGGCGTCGCCATTCCAGCCTATTGGGTCCATTCCGGTGCGGTCCTGCCGGATGGCAGCCTGATCTTCGGCGGCGGCGGTGGTGCCACCATCGTGCACCCCGACCGCTGGAAGGGTGACGCCCCACCGCCGCGCGTGGTGGTCAGCGCTGTGCGCGTCGCGGGCAAGATCGTGCCGGTCGGCACCATGGCGGCCCCGGCACCCGTACAGCTGAACCCCGGCGACCGCAGCGTCGAGGTGGTGTTCGCCGCCCTGGACTACGCGGCACCAGATGAGGCGCGCTACGCCTATCAGCTGCGCGGCTTCGATGAGAACTGGACGACGGCCGACGCCACGCAGCGCGTGGCCGCCTACACCAACCTGCCGCCCGGCCGCTACACCCTGCTGATCAAGGCCGCCAACCGGGCGGATGCCTGGTCGGCACCGCTGGAACTGCCCATCGAGGTGCGTCCGGCCTGGTGGCAAACCCTGTGGGCCCGCTTCGCCGCCGTGGTGCTGGCGCTGGCCGGGGTGATCGGCCTGGTCCAGGCCCGCACCGCCTATCTCAGCCACCGCCGCGCCGTGCTGGAACAGCAGGTGGCCCGCCAGACTCGCGACCTGCTGACCGCCAATGAGCGGCTGAAGGAACTGGCCAACCGCGACCCGCTGACGGAAATCCACAATCGCCGCCACTTCATGGAACTGTCGGAGGCGGTGCTGGCCCAGAGCCGGCTGACCGGCGCGCCGTCGGCCCTGCTGATGATGGACATCGACCATTTCAAGCAGGTGAACGACAGCCTGGGCCACAGCGCGGGGGATGAGGTGCTGGTGGCGGTGGTCGGGCGCATCCGCGTCCTGCTGCGCAAGACCGACATCTTCGCCCGCCTGGGCGGTGAGGAACTGGCCCTGTTCATGCCCAACACGGATGAGGGCGACGCCGCCGCCGTGGCCGAGCGCCTGCGCCAGGCGGTGGGCGGATCCCCCTATGCCGTGGATGGCGCCGGCATCGTGGCGGTGACGGTCAGCATCGGCGTCGCCATCGCCACCCCGCCCGTCTCCACGGTGGCGCCCACCACGCTCGCCACCGCCAACGCCATCAAGGACCTGCTGGACCGGGCCGACCGCGGCCTCTACGCCGCCAAGCGGGCCGGCCGCGACCAAGTTGCCGTCCACCCGGGTTAG
- a CDS encoding ribbon-helix-helix domain-containing protein, with the protein MARTATLTVELPSEITESLDRLAAATQRDRAALVVDAIANYVAQEGATAEQTEADRLAAKEKRNEVLREVLSEARRRSSAEAVDSDKRPTKEQRNAFLQAFYEKAKADPVPGMDAARSQDFLYGDDGLPG; encoded by the coding sequence ATGGCCCGGACTGCGACGCTGACAGTTGAATTGCCTTCCGAGATCACGGAAAGCCTGGATCGGCTTGCCGCCGCTACCCAACGGGACAGGGCGGCGCTGGTGGTGGACGCTATCGCCAACTACGTGGCGCAAGAAGGTGCTACTGCCGAACAGACGGAAGCTGATCGCCTGGCGGCGAAGGAGAAGCGAAACGAAGTCCTTCGCGAGGTTCTGAGTGAAGCGCGGCGCCGATCAAGTGCCGAGGCTGTGGATTCCGACAAGCGTCCGACCAAGGAACAGCGCAACGCTTTCCTCCAGGCTTTTTATGAGAAGGCGAAGGCAGATCCGGTTCCAGGCATGGATGCCGCGCGAAGCCAGGATTTCCTTTACGGCGACGATGGCTTGCCGGGGTGA